In Lotus japonicus ecotype B-129 chromosome 5, LjGifu_v1.2, one genomic interval encodes:
- the LOC130720547 gene encoding geraniol 8-hydroxylase-like encodes MELISSTLYLIFTLVLIFVLRSVLAARGNTKSKPNKSKLPPGPTPLPIIGNLHKLGNKPHHSMAKLSEIHGPIMTLKFGQVTAIIISSADMAKEVLQTHDLSLSNRPVPDALTVLNHNKFSLSFMRVSPRWRDLRRICNDQLFAKTTLDASQALRRKKLQDLLTDINKCSEIGEAVDIGRAAFKTTVNLLSNTFFSVDFVHSAEEAGEYKEIVVSILREAGAPNLSDFYPALKFLDLQGIRRRSIVEVKKVLAIFRRFVGERMNMREGSGSAGNDDVLDALLNISKENGKIEMDKDEIEHLLMNIFVAGTDTTTYTLEWAMAELIHNPTIMSKVEKELQQVVGKGIPVEETDITSLPYLHAVIKETFRLHPPVPLLLPRKAEVDVEISGYTIPKDAQLFINAWVIGRDPTKWENPTVFSPERFLDSEIDVKGHHFELIPFGSGRRICPGLPLAIRMLPLMLGSLINCFNWKLEDGIKLDDLDKEDEYGITMEKSQPVRVVPIKLTEQ; translated from the exons ATGGAGCTGATAAGTTCCACACTCTACCTCATCTTCACCCTAGTCTTGATCTTTGTTCTTCGATCAGTGCTTGCAGCAAGAGGTAATACAAAGAGCAAACCAAATAAGTCTAAACTCCCTCCAGGACCAACCCCTCTTCCGATCATAGGAAACCTCCACAAACTGGGAAACAAGCCCCATCACTCCATGGCTAAGCTCTCAGAAATTCACGGCCCAATAATGACCTTAAAGTTTGGCCAAGTCACCGCCATAATCATATCCTCAGCTGACATGGCCAAAGAAGTGCTCCAAACCCACGACCTCTCACTCTCAAACCGACCTGTCCCTGACGCCTTAACAGTTCTCAACCACAACAAATTTAGCTTGTCCTTCATGCGGGTCTCACCCCGGTGGCGCGACCTCAGAAGAATATGCAACGACCAACTATTCGCCAAAACTACCCTCGATGCCAGCCAGGCCCTGAGGCGCAAGAAGCTGCAGGATCTCTTGACTGACATCAACAA GTGCAGTGAGATTGGTGAAGCTGTGGATATTGGAAGAGCAGCTTTCAAGACCACGGTTAATCTCCTTTCCAACACTTTTTTCTCCGTAGATTTTGTGCACTCTGCAGAGGAAGCTGGGGAGTACAAGGAGATAGTTGTCAGCATATTGAGGGAGGCCGGAGCGCCCAACTTGTCTGATTTTTACCCTGCGCTAAAGTTTCTTGACTTGCAAGGGATCAGAAGGAGGTCGATTGTGGAGGTCAAGAAGGTGTTGGCCATCTTCAGGCGCTTCGTTGGGGAACGAATGAATATGAGAGAAGGATCAGGTTCTGCTGGGAATGATGATGTGCTTGATGCCTTGCTTAACATCTCTAAGGAGAATGGCAAGATAGAGATGGATAAAGATGAGATTGAACATTTATTGATG AACATATTTGTTGCTGGAACCGACACAACAACATACACATTGGAATGGGCAATGGCAGAGTTAATTCACAATCCAACCATCATGTCAAAAGTCGAAAAGGAGCTTCAACAAGTAGTAGGAAAAGGCATTCCTGTAGAAGAAACAGATATCACAAGCCTCCCTTACTTGCATGCAGTTATAAAAGAAACCTTCCGTTTGCACCCACCAGTTCCCTTATTACTCCCACGAAAAGCAGAGGTAGATGTTGAAATCAGTGGCTACACCATCCCAAAAGATGCACAACTGTTCATTAACGCATGGGTTATTGGTAGGGACCCAACTAAGTGGGAAAATCCAACTGTGTTTTCACCTGAGAGGTTCTTGGACTCTGAAATTGATGTGAAAGGGCACCACTTTGAGCTCATTCCATTTGGGTCTGGACGAAGAATATGCCCTGGTTTGCCTCTGGCTATTAGAATGTTACCATTGATGTTGGGATCGTTGATCAATTGCTTTAATTGGAAGCTTGAAGATGGTATCAAACTAGATGATTTGGATAAGGAAGATGAGTATGGGATTACCATGGAAAAATCTCAACCCGTTCGTGTTGTTCCAATCAAATTAACTGAGCAATAG
- the LOC130719371 gene encoding replication protein A 70 kDa DNA-binding subunit B-like has product MAGNYVRVCDLDASKEDWCILARVVRLWNVISTERGSPVSAIEMILVDEAGTQIQAAVRKKYVKKFDRILREGPVYSLRNFTVADNVGDHRTTSHQFKIIIQGETVAVIKPDNLVPVFPLTFASFEDIVGGRLDTAYLVDVMGLITGLGTERQYVTNGTRTKMNVIELENSGIKLNCALWGRYNDQLNQFLQAGDTETAVVAIFGVKIKEFQGRKGLQNALHCTKLLFNPTFQEAIDFKEGMLRNLTSPSQGISRINDTHDISYVVEATIKHVIDMDDWWYNACNACNKAVYPDSVAYYCGDCDRRVVNVKPRYRIKVRVIDDTDSTTFVIFDRPAAGYFNRTCSEMIEMFEKHGGELVCPRDISDLVDKKFLFKMDMRNLTVGRFEPSYKVQ; this is encoded by the exons ATGGCAGGAAACTATGTCCGAGTTTGCGATCTTGATGCTTCCAAAGAGGATTGGTGCATATTGGCTAGAGTTGTTCGTCTGTGGAATGTGATCTCAACTGAGAGAGGGAGTCCAGTTTCAGCCATTGAGATGATTCTGGTTGATGAAGCT GGTACTCAAATCCAGGCTGCTGTCAGGAAGAAGTATGTGAAGAAGTTTGATCGTATACTTAGGGAGGGTCCTGTTTACTCTCTCAGAAATTTCACAGTTGCTGATAATGTTGGGGATCATCGGACTACTTCCCATCAGTTTAAGATTATTATTCAGGGTGAAACTGTTGCAGTTATAAAGCCTGATAATTTGGTtcctgttttccccttaacatTTGCCAGCTTCGAAGACATTGTTGGGGGTCGTCTTGACACTGCATATTTAGTAG ATGTTATGGGACTTATCACTGGACTTGGAACTGAGCGTCAATACGTAACTAATGGAACCAGGACAAAGATgaatgttatcgagctggaaaATTCTGG GATCAAGCTGAACTGTGCTCTTTGGGGTCGTTACAATGACCAACTGAATCAATTCCTCCAAGCTGGTGACACTGAAACTGCTGTTGTTGCTATCTTTGGTGTCAAGATCAAAGAGTTCCAAG GTCGGAAGGGATTGCAGAATGCTCTGCACTGCACTAAGTTGCTCTTTAACCCTACCTTTCAAGAAGCTATTGATTTTAAGGAGGGCATGTTGAGGAACTTAACCTCACCTTCACAAGGAATTTCACGCATCAATGACACTCAT GACATCTCTTATGTTGTTGAGGCCACTATTAAGCATGTTATTGATATGGACGATTGGTGGTACAATGCATGCAATGCCTGTAACAAAGCGGTGTATCCTGATTCTGTGGCCTACTATTGTGGAGACTGTGATCGTCGGGTTGTGAATGTGAAACCTAG GTATCGAATTAAGGTTCGAGTTATTGATGACACAGACTCGACTACCTTTGTGATTTTTGATCGTCCTGCTGCTGGATATTTCAATCGTACCTGTTCAGAAATGATAGAGATGTTTGAGAAG CATGGTGGTGAGCTGGTTTGCCCAAGGGATATATCTGACTTGGTTGATAAGAAGTTCCTATTTAAGATGGACATGAGGAACTTGACTGTTGGCAGATTTGAGCCTTCATATAAG GTTCAGTGA
- the LOC130720093 gene encoding uncharacterized protein LOC130720093 translates to MDSGSEIYNSDVSLNLTKYGNHANKAELVDPQDLMSQFSEAEPSDAAGGAYIGLGVDGNNVLGDEVVNLDGQEGRDEGLNIADADSVSMIAHKKRVTADPVSGGAGTSNVKILKQIKQEKNA, encoded by the exons ATGGACTCTGGATCTGAGATTTATAACTCTGATGTTTCTTTGAATCTGACCAAGTATGGCAATCATGCTAATAAGGCTGAGTTGGTTGATCCTCAG GATCTTATGAGTCAATTCTCTGAAGCTGAGCCTTCTGATGCAGCTGGTGGAGCTTACATTGGGCTAGGTGTTGATGGTAACAATGTTTTAGGGGATGAGGTTGTCAATTTGGATGGTCAGGAAGGTCGTGACGAAGGTCTCAACATTGCTGATGCGGATTCTGTTTCAATGATTGCTCATAAGAAAAGGGTTACTGCTGATCCTGTGAGCGGTGGTGCTGGAACTAGCAACGTGAAGATTCTCAAGCAAATCAAGCAGGAGAAGAATGCCTGA